ACGCCAGTCACAAGGACATCAAGCTCAAGTACACCAAGGTCACCGATCAGCTGACCATGCAGAAGCAGCTGACCAACGCCGTCAAGGCGGGCAACGCGCCCTGTCTGGTGCAGAACACCGCCGAGTACGTGACCACATGGGTCTCGCAGGGTGCACTCGCCGACATCACCCAGTACGTCGAGTCGAGCAAGGACAAGTTCAACGCCGGTGCGTGGGCCGGTGCCGGGGTGCAGGGCAAGATCTACGGTGTTCCCACCAGCTCGGCCCCCGCGTTCACCATCTACCGCACCGACATATTCAAGAAGTACGGCCTGAAGGCGCCCGCGACCTGGGACGAGTTCATCGCCGCCGGCAAGGTGCTGAAGAAGCACGGCATCAAGATCACCAACTACGCCGGTGAGGACCCGAGCACGCTCGAGGTGCTCGCCATGCAGGCCGGGGCGCACTGGTACGCCATCGACGGCAACGCGTGGAAGGTGGACTTCCAGGACGCGGGCAGCCTCAAGGCCGCGAAGGTGATCCAGGACATCATCGACAACGGACTCAACTCCAAGCTCTCCTTCGCGGATTACGCGGCCGTACAGCGCAACTACGACAACGGCGGCACCGCGACCCGGCAGATCTCCACCTGGCAGATGGCCGGCATGGTGCAGAACTTCACCAAGTCCGACGGCAAGTGGGCGCTGTCCCCCTGGCCGACGTTCGACGGCGAGGCGGCCAAGACCCCGGCCGGCACCAACCAGAGCGGCGGGCTGACGCTGGTCACCAAGCAGTGCAAGAGCCAACAGCAGGCGGCTCAGGCGGCGTTGTGGATGTCCACCGACACCGGCGCGGTCAAGACGATGGCGAGCCCGGAGACCGGCAACGGCGTGATGCCCGCGCTGGCCGACAGCGACTCGTACGTCTCGGAGGCGATCTCCGACAAGCTGCTCGGCGACAACTACGAGCCGGGCAGGAAGACCGTCACGGACAGCCTGGCCACGGTCACCACCGACTGGACCTTCGGCCCGGACTGGACCGCGATGTTCACGGAGCTGCAGAGCGGCTGGGCGAAGGTCATGAACAAGGAGCAGAAGGTCACCGATCTGCTGGCGCACATGCAGGAGTGGACGGTCAAGGATCTCAAGTCCCGCGGCATCAGCGTCAAGAGCTGAGGCCCGCCCGATGATCCGCTCCCAGCGCTGGAAGGGCGCCGCCTTCACGGTGCCCTTCCAGCTCGGCTTCGTGTTCCTGTACCTGATTCCGATCGGCTACGCCGTCTACCAGTCGCTGTTCCTGGAGCAGCAGTCGGGGCTCGGACTCGGCGGTGCGACCGAGAAGTTCGTCGGTCTGGACAACTACCAGCACGGCCTGACCGACTCGGCGTTCCTCAACTCCGTACTCAGGGTTGTCCTGTTCGCCTGTGTGCAGATCCCGGTGATGCTCGCCGTCAGCCTGGTGCTCGCTCTGTGCCTGGACGCACTCACCTCGCGGGCGGCCGGCCGCTTCCGGATCCTGCTGCTGATTCCGTACATGATCCCCGGGGTGGTCGCCGCCATCGTGTGGATCAACCT
Above is a genomic segment from Streptomyces sp. R21 containing:
- a CDS encoding ABC transporter substrate-binding protein — its product is MNSTSPRRRVVRAAVAGLALTGLLAACGGSGSGDDADSGSSGPVTLPFWGWANGQEAVVKAFNASHKDIKLKYTKVTDQLTMQKQLTNAVKAGNAPCLVQNTAEYVTTWVSQGALADITQYVESSKDKFNAGAWAGAGVQGKIYGVPTSSAPAFTIYRTDIFKKYGLKAPATWDEFIAAGKVLKKHGIKITNYAGEDPSTLEVLAMQAGAHWYAIDGNAWKVDFQDAGSLKAAKVIQDIIDNGLNSKLSFADYAAVQRNYDNGGTATRQISTWQMAGMVQNFTKSDGKWALSPWPTFDGEAAKTPAGTNQSGGLTLVTKQCKSQQQAAQAALWMSTDTGAVKTMASPETGNGVMPALADSDSYVSEAISDKLLGDNYEPGRKTVTDSLATVTTDWTFGPDWTAMFTELQSGWAKVMNKEQKVTDLLAHMQEWTVKDLKSRGISVKS